A stretch of the Carassius carassius chromosome 6, fCarCar2.1, whole genome shotgun sequence genome encodes the following:
- the LOC132142149 gene encoding cyclin-dependent kinase 4 inhibitor B-like, whose translation MMKMMKMHDEEELTKAAATGSTERVRALLCTGASVNGVNRFGRTALQVMMMGNTAVARLLLEHGADPNVSDPGTGSTPLHDAARSGFTDTVRLFLRFEADPSAVDHRGMRAVDVARHTGHLDVAELLDSL comes from the exons atgatgaagatgatgaagatgcaCGACGAGGAGGAACTGACCAAAGCAGCCGCGACTGGAAGCACGGAGCGCGTTCGCGCTTTACTCTGTACCGGAGCGAGTGTGAACGGAGTGAACCGGTTCGGAAGAACCGCATTACAG GTGATGATGATGGGTAACACAGCTGTGGCTCGTCTGCTGCTGGAGCATGGAGCAGATCCTAATGTGTCTGATCCCGGGACCGGAAGCACCCCGTTACACGATGCAGCCAGATCCGGATTCACCGACACAGTGCGTCTTTTCCTCCGCTTTGAGGCCGATCCCAGCGCAGTGGATCACCGCGGGATGAGAGCCGTGGATGTGGCCAGACACACTGGACATCTGGACGTGGCTGAACTCCTCGACAGCCTTTAA